A genomic region of Fusarium falciforme chromosome 4, complete sequence contains the following coding sequences:
- a CDS encoding PHD-type domain-containing protein, protein MISSNTRASRSRYSSPAQSQNTKWNGVLDASKGATEGSRAFMQRWLEPTVQSKASFEDDGLMRYGVVENMAPLGSLPKPKKAAPETTSGVRRIILRPSGANAAKSTAEAIPSDPAADVDVDADHDADAAAAAAAARARAEASSPPPTTQPPTPPRRRSIVLKDAAAAADDEDDEDYDPNRTKRRQSGRASLGRRTRRSSGGRRSSIVVTKPAVKETREAREAREPKEKEAKEVKETPKDKDIKDTIQASEPMAEPQDKDFIDKVVEAAVDEALKHYRYPTAWALRTLYDEKSGDPRFVAMIEDVFNQTADEDTMRKFSKQMEEKKREGKKDNQGCYYFIPPTTNSRFTPHKPKAAPYGKLLHHRQEEHQHQHQHDGDDEDEEEHHHRRASKKVKTLHSSRSHSRSHSHSYSHPAPHSSHPASGHATRHTPRKMSTDKQPRTPTSRKRGRRDSASSDSSLSSALSLSSPEASIGSPSPIRRGATAGRPGRGSGTGAGAGAGAGAGRGPGADSSDAPKPRPITTRRKSLAASNKTNKTKSKRSRSSPSASHSPTLPVISNTSNSSAADAPAGATISVSAEASMPGRLADAPVLNNLLPPKTKAGKGAKGSSVPVDEAGHDNDSSFWDRRRDAQKFANSVTVRESSVRDGEDDEQVATPAKKTRRTRQSIAPPATTRATRSASKRPHDEVESTVSPVAWPFQRDSSSVAGSRAATPTLRPPKKQRTGLRVKSSPVKKRGGTAAGVPRAMGDGTATSAAAKDQISDNDEDCSACGAAGDVVCCDGCPRSFHFECVGMVPSDDLPDEWYCNECLFKRYPSRVPVHKGVFGPALNNLEKSIPRAFSLPKKLQTRFEGVKAGPDGEYEEVTAAKTTKRKNGYEEVPDFFRQRDDGQPVLCHGCQKAATDVRAIIPCSVCPRYWHIDCLDPPLAVPPVLKNWRCPLHSEEIIAEVRSLAPAHRFRKIKGAQTITPALSRGLKNNGQIEVDWNDETESEPESKPVNNSGWPDPDSFGRAYKLPAQGIVLDFIEQLRRQNAGYGPRQDEPRWLSYAPVPVKDSSHPVKGSDLQRSVDEMQVALTMTSLKDHKSESVDQLISALLDAADPNVLALMTKTDAGNIATGHLTDSDKLSLRVLLAQMDAMGSRIRHLLGEPDPTTMLDQEHEIPSILSPQDSAIAEPLDKVAVPPPVTEPTPPSTIDHAEGAMELD, encoded by the exons ATGATCTCGTCAAACACCCGCGCCTCACGATCTCGCTACTCTAGCCCCGCGCAATCCCAAAACACCAAATGGAACGGAGTGCTGGACGCGTCCAAGGGAGCTACCGAGGGATCAAGGGCATTCATGCAGCGATGGTTGGAGCCTACCGTGCAGAGCAAGGCGAGCTTCGAGGATGATGGTCTGATGCGATATGGCGTCGTGGAGAACATGGCTCCGTTGGGAAGTctgcccaagcccaagaaggccgcGCCCGAGACCACTTCTGGCGTGCGGAGGATCATATTGAGGCCGTCAGGGGCAAACGCTGCCAAATCtaccgccgaggccatcccGAGTGATCCGGCTGCGGATGTCGACGTGGACGCCGACcacgatgctgatgctgccgccgccgcagctGCTGCCAGAGCAAGGGCGGAAGCGTCTTCCCCTCCTCCGACCACCCAGCCCCCTACACCGCCACGGCGGAGGTCCATTGTGCTCAAGGACGCGGCAGCCGCAgcggatgatgaggacgatgaggattACGACCCGAACCGGACGAAGCGGCGACAGTCGGGTCGCGCATCTCTGGGGAGGCGGACACGGCGCTCGTCAGGCGGCCGCAGGAGCTCCATCGTTGTGACTAAGCCGGCAGTAAAGGAGACCAGGGAGGCCAGGGAGGCCAGGgagcccaaggagaaggaggcgaaAGAGGTCAAAGAGACGccaaaggacaaggacatcaAGGACACGATCCAGGCATCCGAGCCCATGGCTGAACCCCAGGACAAAGATTTCATCGACAAGGTGGTCGAGGCTGCAGTGGACGAGGCCCTCAAGCACTACCGCTATCCGACGGCGTGGGCGCTGCGGACCCTCTACGACGAAAAATCGGGCGACCCCCGGTTCGTGGCCATGATCGAGGACGTCTTCAACCAGACGGCCGACGAGGACACGATGCGAAAGTTCTCGAagcagatggaggagaagaagcgcgagggcaagaaggacaaTCAAGGCTGCTACTACTTTATCCCGCCGACGACGAACAGTCGATTCACACCGCACAAACCCAAGGCAGCACCCTACGGCAAACTGCTGCATCACCGCCAAGAGGAgcatcagcaccagcaccagcacgacggtgacgacgaagacgaggaggagcatcATCACCGACGAGCGTCCAAGAAGGTAAAGACGCTGCATTCTTCCCGGTCTCACTCTCGATCTCACTCGCACTCTTACTCTCACCCTGCGCCGCACTCCTCTCACCCTGCCTCTGGCCACGCCACCCGCCACACACCCCGGAAAATGTCGACAGACAAGCAACCCCGAACGCCGACGTCGCGGAAGAGAGGCCGTCGTGACTCTGCGTCTAGCGACTCTTCGCTCTCGTCGGCTCTCAGCCTGTCGTCTCCAGAGGCCAGCATCGGCAGCCCCAGCCCCATCCGTCGAGGGGCAACGGCTGGTCGCCCTGGACGTGGATCTGgaactggagctggagctggagctggagctggagctggccgTGGACCTGGGGCCGACTCCAGCGATGCGCCAAAACCTCGGCCAATCACCACCCGCCGCAAATCACTCGCCGCCTCCAACAAGACCAACAAGACCAAGTCCAAGCGATCCAGGTCAAGCCCATCCGCATCACACTCTCCCACCCTCCCCGTCATCTCAAACACCAGCAATTCTTCTGCCGCTGATGCACCCGCCGGTGCCACCATCAGCGTGAGTGCCGAAGCCAGTATGCCAGGAAGGCTTGCTGATGCTCCCGTCTTGAACAacctcctccctcccaagaccaaggcagGCAAGGGCGCCAAGGGCTCGTCTGTGCCGGTCGATGAGGCTGGCCATGATAACGACTCCTCCTTCTGGGACCGCAGACGCGACGCGCAAAAGTTTGCCAACAGCGTCACAGTGCGCGAGAGTTCGGTTCGTGATGGTGAGGACGATGAGCAGGTTGCGACACCCGCCAAGAAGACCAGGAGGACGCGTCAGTCGATCGCGCCCCCAGCGACAACAAGGGCAACCCGATCAGCCAGCAAGAGGCCTCACGATGAGGTCGAGAGCACTGTGTCTCCAGTTGCATGGCCTTTCCAGCGTGATAGCAGCTCAGTCGCAGGCTCGAGGGCTGCCACGCCCACGCTACGCCCACCCAAGAAGCAGAGAACTGGCCTTCGTGTCAAGTCATC CCCCGTGAAGAAGCGAGGAGGAACTGCTGCCGGAGTGCCTCGGGCTATGGGAGATGGCACAGCAACCAGCGCGGCCGCCAAGGATCAG ATATCCGACAACGATGAGGACTGCTCCGCCTGTGGTGCAGCCGGTGATGTCGTCTGCTGCGACGGATGCCCTCGGTCATTCCACTTTGAGTGCGTGGGCATGGTACCATCTGACGACCTCCCTGATGAGTGGTATTGCAACGAATGCCTGTTCAAGCGGTATCCTTCACGCGTGCCTGTCCACAAGGGCGTTTTTGGGCCTGCTCTGAACAACCTTGAGAAGAGCATTCCTCGCGCCTTCAGCCTTCCCAAGAAGTTGCAGACTCGCTTTGAAGGGGTCAAAGCTGGTCCTGATGGCGAGTACGAAGAGGTCACGGCTGCCAAGACGACCAA GAGGAAGAATGGCTACGAAGAAGTACCCGACTTCTTCAGACAGCGAGACGATGGACAACCTGTGCTCTGCCACGGCTGCCAAAAGGCCGCGACAGATGTCCGGGCCATCATCCCTTGTAGCGTCTGCCCGCGTTATTGGCATATTGACTGCCTGGACCCCCCTCTGGCTGTCCCTCCAGTTCTCAAGAACTGGCGATGCCCTCTCCATTCTGAAGAGATAATTGCCGAGGTCCGCTCGCTCGCGCCTGCTCATCGGTTCCGCAAGATCAAGGGAGCGCAGACCATCACGCCAGCATTGTCACGAGGTCTCAAGAACAATGGCCAAATTGAAGTGGACTGGAACGATGAGACAGAGTCTGAACCAGAGTCAAAACCCGTCAACAATTCTGGCTGGCCAGATCCCGACTCGTTTGGACGGGCTTACAAGCTGCCTGCCCAAGGCATTGTACTGGACTTTATTGAACA GTTGCGCCGTCAAAACGCTGGCTACGGTCCTCGCCAAGATGAGCCTCGATGGCTGTCATACGCCCCTGTGCCTGTGAAGGACTCGAGCCATCCTGTCAAGGGCTCTGATCTTCAGCGGTCAGTGGACGAGATGCAAGTCGCCTTGACCATGACCAGCCTCAAGGACCACAAGTCGGAGAGCGTTGACCAACTGATCTCAGCTCTCTTG GACGCTGCTGACCCCAATGTCCTGGCGCTCATGACCAAGACTGATGCTGGCAACATCGCTACTGGTCACCTCACAGACAGTGACAAGCTTAGCCTACGCGTTCTACTTGCCCAGATGGATGCCATGGGATCCCGTATCAGACATCTCCTTGGTGAACCGGACCCCACCACTATGCTTGATCAGGAGCACGAAATACCTAGCATCCTATCTCCCCAAGACTCAGCCATCGCCGAGCCACTCGATAAGGTTGCGGTGCCTCCGCCTGTCACTGAACCTACCCCCCCTTCAACCATTGACCACGCCGAAGGCGCTATGGAGCTTGATTAA